The Daucus carota subsp. sativus chromosome 7, DH1 v3.0, whole genome shotgun sequence genome window below encodes:
- the LOC108203306 gene encoding uncharacterized protein LOC108203306, with translation MATPRKNSDHRGILFLEEDVDWGPKPFRIFNIWLKDSHLLSMIKEEMEDTSRESRDDIHGIFKRIKAIVKKWNKEFNGNIFTKIKEEEDKLAREEESRNDELIVTAIKQKLEDLHLIKESMLKQQSRIKWLKDGDKNTKFFHQSLHKRRSKNSITKLQWQGRLITSPQMIKEAAREHFQSLFSSHNDRIVFRNSQLIAKLLSEEDCKHLERPVSKKN, from the coding sequence ATGGCCACCCCCAGGAAAAATTCAGACCACAGAGGGATACTTTTCTTAGAAGAGGATGTCGACTGGGGACCAAAGCCCTTCAGAATTTTCAATATTTGGCTAAAGGACAGTCACTTATTGAGCATGATCAAAGAGGAAATGGAGGATACCAGTAGAGAAAGTAGAGATGATATACACGGGATTTTTAAGAGGATCAAGGCCATAGTCAAGAAATGGAACAAGGAATTCAATGGCAATATCTTTACCaagatcaaggaggaagaggaTAAACTTGCTAGAGAGGAGGAAAGCAGAAACGATGAACTAATTGTTACTGCCATCAAACAAAAATTAGAAGATCTACACCTCATAAAAGAGTCAATGCTCAAGCAGCAATCCAGAATCAAGTGGCTAAAGGATGGTGATAAGAACACAAAGTTCTTTCACCAGTCTTTACATAAGAGAAGATCCAAGAATAGCATTACAAAACTTCAATGGCAAGGCAGGCTGATAACCTCTCCCCAGATGATTAAAGAAGCAGCACGAGAACACTTCCAATCCCTATTTAGCAGCCACAATGATAGAATCGTCTTCAGAAACTCTCAACTAATCGCCAAGTTGCTGTCTGAGGAGGATTGTAAACACTTAGAAAGGCCAGTATCTAAGAAGAACTAG
- the LOC108192340 gene encoding copper-transporting ATPase HMA4, translating into MEINGNDELKSPLLQPSDVTLNADRTTKSIMFKVSGIECASCATSIESALEKLSGVESVMVSPLQGQAVVRYIPEQITAKKIKETIEDAGFEVNDFPEKDIAVCRLRIKGMACTNCSESAERALSMVDGVKKAVVGLALEEAKVNYDPNITDTDQIIKAIEDAGFGADLISSGSDVTKVHLDLDGISSPEDLSVIHCVLESQEGVQYVEMNLEEHKVTVSYDPDIVGPRSLIRCIHEAGQGEKSYHARLYNPPRQRETEKKHEIQMYRNQFWWSCIFTVPVLMFSMVLPMLPPYGNWLDYKVHNMLTLGMLLRWFFSSPVQFIIGRRFYIGSYHALRRKSANMDVLVALGTNAAYLYSVYVLVKALTSATFTGNDFFETSSMLISFILLGKYLEVVAKGRTSDALAKLTDLAPDTAHLLTYGADGNVISEEEISTQLIQRDDILKIVPGAKVPADGIIVDGQSHVNESMITGEARPVAKRPGDKVIGGTMNENGCLLVKATHVGSETALSQIVQIVEAAQLARAPVQKLADQISKIFVPAVVVAAFATWLGWFIPGEAGFYPKSWIPEAMDAFELALQFGISVLVVACPCALGLATPTAVMVATGKGASQGVLIKGGDALEKAHKVKIVVFDKTGTLTAGKPTVVSAKIFSKFSMEEFCNVVIAVEANSEHPIAKAVVEHAKKFRKEYGSQTEQSSEVKDFEVHPGAGVGGKVGERMILIGNRRLMWASNVPVLPEVDAYISENEELARTCILVSINGRLAGALAVTDPVKPEAARVISFLQSMSITCIMVTGDNYATATAIGKEVGIQEVFAETDPLGKADRIKELQMKGTTVAMVGDGINDSPALVAADVGLAIGAGTDVAIEAADIVLIKSNLEDVITAIDLSRKTISRIRLNYVWALGYNILGMPIAAGILFPFTGIRLPPWLAGACMAASSISVVCSSLLLQFYKKPLHRNDN; encoded by the exons ATGGAGATTAACGGAAATGATGAGCTAAAGTCACCACTTTTGCAACCTTCAGATGTTACCCTGAATGCAGACAGAACTACAAAATCAATCATGTTTAAAGTTAGTGGCATTGAGTGCGCATCTTGTGCTACTTCTATTGAATCGGCACTTGAGAAGTTAAGTGGAGTGGAGAGTGTTATGGTTTCACCACTTCAAGGGCAGGCTGTGGTTAGATATATACCCGAACAAATTACT gcaaaaaaaataaaagaaaccatcGAAGATGCAGGTTTTGAAGTGAATGACTTTCCAGAAAAAGACATAGCAGTATGTCGGCTCAGAATTAAAGGTATGGCATGCACAAACTGCTCTGAGTCTGCGGAGCGTGCTCTTTCAATGGTTGATGGAGTAAAAAAAGCAGTGGTGGGTCTAGCTCttgaagaagcaaaagtcaattatGACCCAAACATCACGGATACTGATCAGATTATTAAAGCAATAGAAGATGCCGGCTTTGGAGCTGACCTCATAAGCTCTGGAAGTGATGTGACTAAAGTACATTTAGACCTAGATGGCATCAGTTCTCCAGAAGATTTATCTGTTATCCACTGTGTACTTGAGTCACAGGAGGGTGTGCAATATGTTGAGATGAACTTGGAGGAGCACAAGGTTACTGTTAGTTATGACCCAGACATTGTTGGTCCAAGGTCTCTTATACGTTGCATCCATGAAGCTGGTCAGGGAGAAAAATCTTATCATGCAAGATTGTACAATCCACCAAGACAGCGAGAGACAGAGAAGAAACACGAAATCCAGATGTACAGAAACCAGTTTTGGTGGAGCTGCATATTTACTGTTCCTGTCTTAATGTTTTCAATGGTACTGCCAATGCTTCCTCCTTATGGAAACTGGTTAGATTATAAGGTTCATAATATGCTCACACTTGGGATGCTGTTAAGATGGTTTTTTAGCAGTCCTGTTCAATTTATAATTGGTCGAAG ATTTTATATCGGGTCCTATCATGCACTGAGAAGAAAGTCAGCTAATATGGATGTACTGGTGGCGTTAGGCACCAATGCTGCTTACTTATATTCTGTATATGTATTAGTAAAAGCATTGACTTCTGCAACATTTACGGGAAATGATTTTTTTGAGACTAGTTCTATGTTGATTTCATTTATCCTCCTTGGAAAATATTTGGAGGTTGTAGCTAAAGGGAGGACGTCAGATGCTTTGGCAAAGCTGACAGATCTTGCTCCAGATACAGCTCACCTGTTAACGTATGGAGCTGATGGGAATGTCATATCTGAAGAAGAAATTAGCACTCAACTTATCCAACGGGATGACATACTTAAAATTGTTCCAGGGGCAAAGGTTCCGGCTGATGGAATCATTGTTGATGGTCAGAGCCATGTAAATGAGAGTATGATAACAGGAGAAGCAAGGCCCGTTGCTAAAAGACCTGGTGACAAA GTTATTGGTGGTACGATGAATGAAAATGGATGCTTGCTGGTGAAAGCCACTCATGTAGGCTCAGAAACTGCACTCTCTCAAATCGTTCAGATAGTTGAAGCTGCGCAGCTTGCCAGAGCACCTGTACAGAAGCTAGCAGACCAGATATCCAAAATTTTTGTACCTGCA GTCGTTGTAGCAGCTTTTGCAACATGGCTGGGATGGTTTATTCCTGGAGAAGCAGGGTTTTACCCTAAAAGTTGGATACCAGAAGCTATGGATGCATTTGAACTTGCACTGCAGTTTGGTATATCGGTCTTGGTAGTTGCATGTCCGTGTGCATTGGGACTAGCGACTCCAACAGCAGTCATGGTTGCTACAGGGAAAGGTGCTAGTCAAGGTGTGCTTATCAAGGGTGGTGATGCGCTAGAGAAGGCACACAAG gtgaaaatagttgtcttcgACAAAACAGGGACATTGACAGCCGGAAAACCAACAGTCGTTAGTGCTAAGATTTTCTCTAAATTTTcaatggaggagttctgcaaCGTAGTTATAGCAGTAGAG GCAAATAGTGAGCACCCAATAGCAAAAGCTGTGGTTGAGCATGCTAAGAAATTTCGCAAGGAGTATGGGTCCCAAACTGAACAGTCATCTGAGGTGAAGGACTTTGAGGTGCATCCAGGAGCCGGAGTGGGTGGAAAAGTTGGAGAGAGAATGATTTTAATTGGGAACAGGAGGCTCATGTGGGCTTCTAATGTCCCAGTTCTTCCGGAGGTTGATGCTTACATATCAGAAAACGAAGAATTGGCTCGTACTTGCATACTAGTTTCTATTAATGGGCGTCTTGCTGGTGCTCTTGCTGTGACAGATCCAGTGAAGCCAGAGGCTGCACGTGTCATATCATTCCTGCAATCAATGAGCATTACATGCATAATGGTGACGGGTGATAACTATGCAACAGCAACTGCCATAGGCAAGGAGGTTGGGATACAAGAGGTGTTTGCCGAGACAGATCCATTGGGAAAAGCTGATAGGATAAAAGAATTGCAG ATGAAAGGTACAACTGTAGCAATGGTAGGAGATGGTATAAATGACTCACCAGCACTAGTTGCAGCTGATGTTGGCTTGGCAATAGGCGCAGGGACAGATGTAGCAATAGAAGCAGCTGATATTGTTTTAATCAAGAGCAACTTGGAAGATGTTATCACTGCAATAGATCTCTCCCGGAAGACAATATCTCGTATCCGCCTCAACTATGTCTGGGCACTCGGATACAACATACTAGGTATGCCTATTGCTGCTGGAATTTTGTTCCCATTCACTGGAATCCGTCTACCTCCTTGGCTAGCTGGAGCTTGCATGGCCGCGTCTTCCATAAGCGTGGTTTGTTCATCGCTTCTGTTACAGTTTTACAAAAAGCCGTTGCATCGAAATGATAATTGA
- the LOC108192481 gene encoding ADP,ATP carrier protein 1, mitochondrial yields MAEQHQLPTVYQKFATQYNFGSSLSQDVKSTYGSFPMQRSRFAYGNYTGAGMQYPMARTYLATPDLPSAYSSPVFVQAPAEKGIAGFAIDFLMGGVSAAVSKTAAAPIERVKLLIQNQDEMLKTGRLSEPYKGIGECFSRTIKEEGFGSLWRGNTANVIRYFPTQALNFAFKDYFKSLFNFKKDRDGYWKWFAGNLGSGGAAGASSLLFVYSLDYARTRLANDAKAAKKGGERQFNGLVDVYKKTLASDGIAGLYRGFNISCVGIIVYRGLYFGMYDSLKPVLLTGKLQDSFFASFALGWVITNGAGLASYPIDTVRRRMMMTSGEAVKYKSSLDAFSQILKNEGPKSLFKGAGANILRAVAGAGVLAGYDKLQVIVFGKKYGSGGA; encoded by the exons ATGGCTGAGCAGCACCAGCTCCCAACTGTTTATCAGAAATTTGCTACTCAGTATAATTTTGGTTCCAGCCTTTCGCAAGATGTTAAGAGTACCTATGGAAGCTTTCCTATGCAGAGGAGTCGTTTTGCTTATGGTAACTATACTGGTGCAGGAATGCAGTACCCCATGGCACGAACATACCTAGCCACTCCGGACCTTCCTTCAGCTTATTCATCACCTGTCTTTGTCCAAGCACCAGCCGAGAAAGGTATTGCAGGTTTTGCCATTGATTTTCTCATGGGTGGAGTTTCAGCAGCTGTCTCCAAAACTGCTGCTGCTCCAATTGAGCGTGTGAAACTCTTGATCCAGAACCAAGATGAAATGCTCAAGACTGGTCGTCTTTCTGAACCTTACAAGGGTATTGGAGAATGTTTTAGCAGAACAATTAAGGAAGAAGGCTTTGGCTCTCTGTGGAGAGGGAACACTGCTAATGTCATCCGTTACTTTCCTACACAG GCTTTGAACTTTGCATTCAAGGATTACTTCAAGAGTCTCTTCAATTTTAAGAAGGATCGTGACGGCTACTGGAAATGGTTTGCTGGTAACTTGGGGTCTGGTGGTGCCGCTGGTGCTTCATCGTTGCTCTTTGTCTATTCCTTGGATTATGCTAGAACCCGTCTTGCAAATGATGCTAAGGCTGCAAAGAAGGGCGGAGAGAGGCAGTTTAATGGATTGGTTGATGTTTACAAGAAGACTCTTGCATCAGATGGTATTGCTGGGTTGTACCGTGGATTCAACATTTCATGTGTTGGCATCATTGTGTACCGTGGTTTGTATTTTGGAATGTACGACTCACTGAAGCCAGTACTCCTCACTGGGAAGTTGCAG GATAGTTTCTTTGCTAGCTTTGCTCTTGGTTGGGTGATCACAAATGGTGCTGGTCTTGCTTCGTACCCCATTGATACTGTACGTAGAAGAATGATGATGACATCTGGTGAAGCTGTGAAGTACAAGAGTTCCCTTGATGCCTTCTCTCAGATTCTTAAGAATGAGGGACCCAAATCACTGTTCAAGGGAGCTGGTGCCAACATCCTCCGTGCAGTTGCAGGTGCTGGTGTGCTTGCTGGTTATGACAAGCTTCAGGTAATAGTCTTTGGAAAGAAGTATGGTTCAGGGGGAGCATAA